The sequence atgTTACCTAAGTAAATCACACTAGGCAAGCCCTGTGTGACAGACTAGTCCAAGGTGTTGGTAGGAAGAATTGAACTTCTGACTTCTGGcaagagttcacctactccaccaacttggacacccctTGGGGATATTATGAGATATTATTGATGTGACAAATCATACGACATTGGATTTATGGTTAGGGTAGGTATAccttaaaactaaaaaaaacatAGATCCTGATATTTATCTCCAGCATGTTGACATCATTTAAGTTTTAACTGGAACGTGTTGCTACCTAGTTAATTTTTAAGCGATAAACGATGAGAACTCGCACTAAAAATATATGCAATAttgtatcaaaaaaaaaaattgtatcaaGTTGGATAAAGTGTTTTTTTATTGCATCCCACTAAAAGATATAAGTGGCCCAGTTAATTATAATTAACCATATTCAACCTTTGAGCTAATATCTCAAACGTAGGGTCACACTAATCCTATTATTGGAACAATTTGTAACAACGTTAAAAGAGAAAAAGAGTGAAGTCGAATGTAGGAGTCAAAATTATACGCGCCAACTAGGCATTtttaagaaaagaagaagcatAAGAATAACTAAAAGAATgcaatagtttttttttttttaaaaaaaaagtaataaaaatttaattgtgacaCTAAACAAGATATGACAAAAGGAAGAATTTTTGTGATATTGTATCACGAGTTAATTTTGAgagataaattttttaattacttgacttataaaaaaatattatttttatatcaaaattattacttttcatactatatatatatagatcagGTTAACAACGTTACCATATATATCTTCGCCGCGAAACGTCTATTATATGATCAATAATAAATTAGATGAGGCCCTCAAGGGTATCCAAATTGGTGAAGTAGCTGAGCGTTGATCAGAGGTCAGAGAGTTTGATTCCACCTGTCAAACCTTTTTGGATTAGCCTGTCGTACATGACTTGCCCAATATGGTTTGCCTGACTAGCGACTGCATGTTTTTACAGGTTTTTACGTCATtaaaataatcataataataataaattagacTAGTCTTGTCGTTTGGGCCCGGGTAAGAGCATCTTAACTTGTTAATTTTAAAGCCCACAAAAAGCAGCCCATTTACTTTTGTttgtattaataaaaaaaaaattcagctcAACTTGTCGGGAATTATATCCCACGGTGGAGGGGAGACCCACCAGTTGCTCCGGCGAAGTGAGGGAAGGCTAAAAACTCTGGCTCCACAAATCTTGCGTCGCCTGGTTACTACCCGAAGATCACACCGTTTAATACTTCCTTCGAGGATTTTCGGAGCCAGAATGGATCTGAATCCCTTCAGAGTATGCTCCCCGTTGAAGTCTCTGGGATACTCTATGATTATTGTAGTGTTAGGCATAATCGGAGTCTCATACGGCGCCGTCGCCGTGCTCACCCTCGGCCCGCACCTCCTCGACGGTGGAGCTATGACCTTGTTGTCTGCTGTTCTGCTCACTCTATTTCATGCTCTGGTAATTGTACTTTATCTTCATTTCCCCTTAATTTGCGTATTATTTTGTTGCAATCGATTTCTTAGCagcttttttctttctttctttttttgaaGTGTACAATTCTGTTCTTTGTTGTGCTTATCTTAAACGTTAGGTTAAAATATGCTGTTGTGGTGGTTATGAGTAGAGGTGGGCCATTGATGGTCTATGTATGGATAAGCTAATGTTAATCCCATTTATGCAGATACTTAGTGTTGATACAGTATTAACTATTAAGAGCTTCACTGAGAGCCCAACAAAAAGTAGTGTTTCAACTAAATAATTGCATGACAGTTGATGAAACATATGCCATTGttacttaggtagtgtttgagagagttatttaaaagcacttctcagccttaacaaaaaattgaaattttgttaacaaaaagctgagaagtgctttctAGAAggtctctcaaacactaccttagatAGATTACCTGTATTTTCTCTTCTAAGTGCTGATCACTTTTGCAGCTTGTGTTATTGTCGTGGAGCTATTTTATGGTTCTCCTAAAGGATCCTGGTTCAGTTCCTGCTAACTGGAAAATGTTGCCTCAGCAGAATGTGGAGGATGGCAATTCTGTAATATCTTCTATTTCGGTGGTGATCCCAAACTCAGCAACCATGACTTCTTCGCAGGGATCTGAAAGAAAACAAATAGGCTACTGTGATCGGTGCCGAAATGGCAAGCCACCGCGCTGCCATCATTGCTCTGTTTGTAAGATggtttattttttcaatattaAAAGACGGACCATTGTAAAATTCACTAGTAGGTCACTCTCTAGGTCAAAATTCTTATTATCCTCTATACTGTTGATCTACTAATAGTTTGCGGTATTTTATGTTGCCCACTTGGATGCTCTCTAGATGTTGCACGATATCATTTGTCatcttgatttttaaaaatggtGCTGTCGGTTTTGCAGGCCAACGATGTGTTCTTAAGATGGATCATCATTGCTTATGGGTTGTCAACTGTGTTGGGGCGCAAAACTACAAATTCTTTCTACTTTTTGTGGTGAGATCAATTTCATCTCCGTATCCTGGATTTTGAAAAGTTTGTTGTTGATTAATAAAATATCAGCCAATTTAATTTTGACAAATTACATGTGTCATTCATTGAGGTATCTCATATATACTTATTTTCCATGAGAGAGAGGATTAAGCAACATTTATGAAGCTTTGACATAAATTATTTGGAAAGAAATCCTCGAGCAAAATACCCGATTCTAAATTGATGATCTTTAATGTCTTATAGCTCTATACTTTTCTGGAGACATTGCTGAATACTTTTGTGCTGCTTCCCAATTTCATAAATTTCTTTCGAGGAGTAAAACATCATTCGAGCTCACCTGGGAAACTGGCCATCACTTTCTTGGCCTTTGGTAACTTTTCTGTTCATCAATCATCTTAGCATCCCCAACTGTCTGTTTTCTCATTCCTTTCCTACTTCTTACAGAGCGTACCTTGATGCAGTTCTGAATCTTGCTTTTGCGCTCAGTCTTCTTTGTTTCGTAATCATG comes from Henckelia pumila isolate YLH828 chromosome 4, ASM3356847v2, whole genome shotgun sequence and encodes:
- the LOC140865140 gene encoding probable protein S-acyltransferase 12; the encoded protein is MDLNPFRVCSPLKSLGYSMIIVVLGIIGVSYGAVAVLTLGPHLLDGGAMTLLSAVLLTLFHALLVLLSWSYFMVLLKDPGSVPANWKMLPQQNVEDGNSVISSISVVIPNSATMTSSQGSERKQIGYCDRCRNGKPPRCHHCSVCQRCVLKMDHHCLWVVNCVGAQNYKFFLLFVLYTFLETLLNTFVLLPNFINFFRGVKHHSSSPGKLAITFLAFVLNLAFALSLLCFVIMHASLVLSNTTSVEVHEKQKGVRWKYDLGWRKNIEQVFGTRKVFWPFPLFSKEDLERVPALHGIDFPTRSDIEA